The stretch of DNA ACTATCACTTCCCGGTGGAGCACTGGAAAAGAATCAGGACCAACAATGGACTTGAAAGAATCATGCGAGAAATCAGAAGGAGGACACGAGTAATCGGTTCATTCCCTGATGGAGAATCTGCCCTGATGCTGGTCTCAGCCCGGCTGCGTCATATTTCAGGTTCTACATGGAGTGAACGGAAGTATCTGAATATGGACCTGCTGATTGATTACGATCGGGAGAATCAGGTCTCATAAGTAAATTCTTCAGATTGAGGCAAAAAGAATTTGCGCAAGTTTATTGACACTACCTTAAAGGACGTCATAGCGATATGGGTAAAGGGTACCCCGAACACTTTGCTTGTGGTGCATGGCAGTATCTAAATAAAGTGGTAAGTATTCTTGAACCCAAAGGAGTTATGATGTGGAATGGGTTCCATGCTTTTCACCATGTTTTAAGGGGCGTATGCAAGAAAAGGGAAATAAATCCATTTTTTATGGAGTTTGGTTCCTTACCTGGTACTTATGTGATTGAGCAGGGGGGGCAGATGGGTGAAAGCTATCCTGCAAGGAAATATAGAGAATTCTTGAATTTATCTGTAACAAATGAAGAACTTGATTCTGCATATAAAGTTTGGGCTTATCTCTATTCCAGTCGTCTTAATCGAAGAAAACAGCCAAGCAATAACAATATAAATGATCTTAAATCTCGTCTAAAACCCGGACGGCCGATTATTTTTTATGCTGGCCAGAATGATTATGAATCTGGTTTTTATCCGTACACAGAACAAACCAAGGAACATCATTCTCCCATATTTTCAAGTAGTGATGCTGCTGCTTTCTTCCTTGCAGAACTGGCTATTAAAAATAACTGGAATTTGGTTTATAAGCCTCACCCTATGATTGCCAAATTTACAAATCGTAATTTTTATCATGAACAAGTGATTGAAATTGATGAAATTGATATTAATGAACTAATAGATCTTGCAGATATTACTGTAACAATTTTTTCACAAACAGCGTATGTTTCGCTTATAAGAAAAAAACCAACAGTAACCCTAGGATATACACAACTTCGTGGTAAGGGATGCACTTATGAAGCCTTCGATCGAAACTTGGTTGAAAATACACTGATAGAGGCGTTGGAAAAAGGTTTTACCAGTGAGCAACATACGGCCTTTGCAAAACACATTGCACAAATGTTACACTATTCTCTATTATCTGACAAATATTCTCATGAAACAATGTCTTATGGGGCAAATATAGATCGTGCTGTAGAGTATATTGTGAATGGACTCAATGGTCATCCACAATATGTTCTGCCACCAGATCGTACACATTTACAAGATATATGCGTACGATCTCGTACAAAAGACATCACTCTCCAAGAGCTTGAAGATCTGATTATTTCTCCAGAAATAAAGGTTATAAGTTTTGATATGTTCGATACACTGGTTTGTCGTCCTGTCCTTAAGCCCTCGGACCTTTTCCGTTTAGTAGGTGTTAAGGCTGGGGTTGGACGAAATTTTGCTGATATGCGTATAGCTGCTGAACGCATGGCAGGACGCCGACGCACAGTCGACAGAGACGCTGTAACACTTGATGAGATATATGAATGTTTTAGTGAAGCTTTTGATGTGCCAAGAGAGATAGTTTTAACTCTCAAAATGGAAGAGCTTGCAGCAGAGCGGCGCTATCTGAAGCCGAGACGTTCTGCAAAAAAACTTTATGATGCTGCACTTAAAAGCGGAAAGTCCGTAATTATTGTTTCAGATATGTATTTAGGTAGAGATTTTTTAGAGAGTGTCTTAAAAGAAAATGGGTATGATGATTTTGATCAGATGTATGTATCCAGTGATCTTATGCGTTCTAAGCGGACTGGACGATTATATGAGTATGTTAGAGAAGATTGTATAAAAAAATATGGGGTTTCTTCAGCTGAGATTCTTCATATTGGAGATCATGTTGATGTGGATGTGTATAAAGCTTCTGAGCATGGTTTTAGTCCTATCTACTTTCCAAAGGCCGTAGATAGGTTCAGATCCGTTAAACCTATGAAATACTTAGCTGATTCAGCTGATAACTCAATGGATAATTCTTTTATAGTTGGCTATGCAGCACAAATGATTTTCGATGATCCATATCAGAAGTATAATTCAAAAAGTATAGCAGATGGGAAATGGAGAAATTTGGGTACAATATTGTATGGACCTCTTTTGACTATATTTACAAAATGGCTAATAGAAAAAAGTATAAAGCAAAAAGTAGATAAAATTTTCTTCCTGCTTCGAGATGGTTATATACCAGAAAAACTTTTTGGGATTATGGCCCCAATATATAAAATTGCTCCGGAGCATGCTCCTCTCAATTTAAATAGGGCATTGATGTATCCTTTTTCAGCATTGCAGAAGAAGGGGGCTCTGTTTTGTGCAAATAAAAAATACAGTATATCGAGGATTAGGAATATTGAACAATTCATTGAAAAGCGCTTGATGGTAGATGAGCCTGAGGAAAAAGAGAAGATCTTTGAAATATTCTCTGAAGCTGGTTTTGGAAGAGGCTCTAATAATTTCCAAAACGCTTTACAAGATGCAGAATTAATGAGCCGATTAGATCCGGTGTTTCATAAGTATGTTGCACCGCATGCTGACGCGATGCGACGATATCTTCTTGATGCTTTAAAAGGAGCCGAGAATCCTGCTTTATTTGACACTGGCTATCGCGGAAGAGCATCTATCTTTTTCTGGGCAGAGTTCGGTTTGGATCTTATCGAGTACCACATACTTGCGCGTCCGGAGCTTGCTTTAGCTGAAGCAGAGGGCCGAGAAATCCATTCACTGGCTCATCTGGATACCAGAGAAATAAGTGAGGCAGAAATTCTTCATATTTTTATGGATGATTGTCTTTCAGAACAGGAATCGGGAATTGCTGGAATTGAGTCTTATAATGATGGTATTTGCCGTTGGCAATATGAGCCTAAAGATTGTTATGACGAGGGAATTAATTTTCTACAAGAGAGCATTTTGAAGTTTTGTGAGGGGTTTACTGAACTGTGTGGCGAAGATCTGAAGTTGTTAAAATTTGATTCGTCCCCTTTGATCGCTGGACTTAAAGATTTTTATACCGTTTCATATAGAAAGGATCTTCTTTTGTTTAAAAACATGCGCACGCCTTCTGATGCAAGCTTTGTGAATTCTGAAAAGAAGACAAATTATCGTGACTGGTATACTCAGCATTTAAAAAGGTTTAACGCTGAAGACTCAAAAAGC from Sediminispirochaeta bajacaliforniensis DSM 16054 encodes:
- a CDS encoding transposase — its product is YHFPVEHWKRIRTNNGLERIMREIRRRTRVIGSFPDGESALMLVSARLRHISGSTWSERKYLNMDLLIDYDRENQVS